TACTGTTTTCCGTTCCACAGAACTTGAAAACAAAATAATCGGAGCACATTTTCCGCTTACATCAAAGTTCATCGGTGATGTTGTAAAAACTGCTTCTTCACTTTTAGAAAAAAATCAAGAATATACAAAAATGCAGCCGATACTCAGGCAGCAGTTTCTGAACCTGATTCAATACTCACTGGAACAACTCACATAATAAAGGCTACTTTATCAGCATACAATCGCCATAAGAAAAGAATCTGTACCGTTCCTGAACAGCCTGATTATAAGCATTAAGAATGTTTTCTCTTCCTGCAAAAGCACTTACAAGCATTATAAGGGTACTTTCCGGTGTATGAAAATTTGTAAACATCTGGTCCACCACCTTAAACTCATAACCCGGGTACATAAAAATATGAGTACTACCAGTTCCGCCCTGCACCTCATAAGATCCGTCTTCCTTTTTTACGGCAGCGCTTTCCAAAGTACGGACACTTGTAGTACCGACAGCAAGAACAGGTCTTCCTTCCCTTTTTGCTTTATTAATTTTTTCCGCAACTTCATAAGGAACGGTATATACTTCTTCATGCATTTTATGGTCTTCTATGTTTTCTTCCCGTACAGGTAAAAAAGTTCCAAGTCCAACGTGCAGCGTAATCCATTCCAGATCAACACCTTTAGCTCTTAATTTATCAAGAAGCGACTGTGTAAAATGAAGTCCTGCAGTAGGACAGGCTGAGCTTCCGGTTTCTTTTGCATAGACTGTCTGATAGCGCTCACTGTCAGTATCATCATCTTCACGCCGTATATAAGGAGGAAGCGGTATATGTCCGTTTCTTTCAAACCATTCCTCTGTGAGCATGAAAGGAAACTTGATTGTACGGAACTCAGTACCATCATCTCCTTCATGGGCAATAATTATCCCTTCACTTCCATCTGCAAACCTGTATATATTTCCGGTCTTAACTTTTTTTGCACCCTTTACCATTGTATTCCAGGTGTCACCATCCGGCCCGCATTGATTCAGAAACATAAATTCCTGCTCTCTGCCAGATGTTGTTTTTATTCCGTAGCATCTTGAACGTCTTACTTTTGAATTATTAAAAATCATGAGAGTTCCGCTTTCTACCAGATCAACAAGATCTTCTACTTTATAATGTTTTACGGACCCATCATTTCTTCCCAACAGCATAAGACGGTCATCACCACGAGTTCCGGCCGGTTTCTGAGCAATAAGTTCCTGCGGTAATTCAAAATTAAAATCACTAAGTTTCATATTCACATTTCCTGAAAAAAAATTTATTTAAAACAGACTTCCCTGTCCCTTCAAAGAATCAGAAGCAGGTGTCATTCCTAAATGTTCATAAGCCTTCTGAGTAACAATTCTGCCTCTCGGAGTCCTCTGAATCAATCCACATTGAATTAAATAGGGTTCATAATAATCTTCTAAAGTATCCTGTGATTCTCCAATACTAATGGCAAGCGTTTCTGCACCAACAGGTCCGCCTCCAAAATTATTCATAATGCTTAAAAGAATCTCACGATCATAATTTTCAAGTCCAAGATTATCTATTCCCAGTTTTTCAAGTCCCTCTCTGACAATTTCAGATGTGACTACAGGACTTCCGGCATGCTGAGCATAATCCCTCATACGCCTCAAAAGTCTATTTGTAACTCTTGGAGTTCCGCGGCTGCATCCTGCAAGAAGCATTGCCGCATCATCATCAATTGCAGTCCCGAGAATTCCCGCAGAACGCCTTATAATATCTGCAAGCTCATTATCATCATAAAAACGCAGCCTCTGAACAATTCCAAACCTTGTCTGAAGAGGTTTACTCACCATACCAGCTTTTGTAGTTGCTCCTGCAAGTGTAAAATGAGGAATTGGTATTCTCACAGTTCTTGCCGCAGCCCCCTGTCCGATAACCCAATCCAGCTCAAAATCCTCCATGGCAATATACAGCATTTCTTCTATCGCCGGTTTAAGTCTGTGAATTTCATCAATAAAAAAAACTGTTCCAGGGGTAATTGTAGAAAGTATTCCTGCCAGATCTTTAGGTTTATCAAGAGCAGGTGCGCTTGTTACCTTAAAATCAGCTCCAAGTTCATTTGCCGTAATCTGAGCAAGAGTTGTTTTTCCAAGTCCCGGAGGTCCAATGAGAAAAAGGTGATCCAAAGGTTCATTCCTTTGTTTTGCTGCATCTATAAAAACCTTCAGATTCTTTTTGATCTCACTCTGACCTAAAAAATCATCCAGAAGTTTTGGTCGAAGAGAATTATCCGGAACGTCTTCAGCAGAGAAAACATCAGCACGCACAATATGAGAATCAGTAGGCAAACTTTCAGCCCTGACAATTTTTGTACGTCCTCCATATTCATTGTCCATAGAAAAAGCTGCCTGAGAGGCAAGTTGAGACACTATATTCATATCGTCTTCTTCATTATTCTTTTTTTGATAAGAAGATTTTGAAGTTACACTCTTATTAAACATATCCTTCATATGCTACCTGGCCAAAAATAAAAGTGCGCGTCTGAAAACAGCATCTTCCTTTTCTGCTGTATTTTTCTCAGAAAAATCCGTTTCTTTAGAAAGTTCACAGGATATTTTTTCCACAGCTTCCAGAGCCTTCACTCTTTCATACCCCATGTCAACCAAAGCTGTAACTACATCACCATATTGAGAAGATTTTTGTTTTGATACAGAAACAGAATTATCAAGACTGAGTTTTCCTTTCAGCTGAAGTAAAATCTTTCCGGCGGTTTTTTTACCGACACCAGGAACTTTTTCCAGAGCTGCAAGATCTCCGTTTTCAAGAACGTTTACTAAGTCCCGGCTTGTAATCGATGACATAATTTTTACTGCAGCTTTAGGTCCTATACCGTCAACCTTCATCAAATCAAAAAAAAGCTGTCTGTCAGAATCAGAAGCAAATCCATAAAGACTCATAAGAACATCAGAATGCTGCAGATAAGTATAAACTTTTACCTCATTTCCAGCAGGAGGAAAAACATCCAGGCTTGTATCAGGGCATATCAAATCCCATTCAATTCCATTATTCTCCAAAAGCAGTTTCTGCGGAAATTTTCCTGTAATAATTCCAGTTATTGAATTAAACATGAGAATGATTATATCAAAATCAATTAAAAAGGTCAGTGCCTGTAAATATAATTACCCGGCAATATCACCGGAATTTATGCACGTAATCGCACCGGCAAGAGCATCCGCTGCATGATCAGGAGACGGAACTTCTTTTAGTCCCAGAAGCAGTTTTACGCAATTCTGAACTGTCCGTTTATCTGCGGTTTTAGTCCCTGTAACAGAATACTTTATCTGATTGGGAGTATAAAAACAAAGTGGAATTCCAGCCTGAGCAAGACATAAAGTTATAACACCTTTTGCTTCTGCAACAGCCATGGCACTGGAGGTATTACGGGAAAAATACAAAGTCTCCATTTCTGCACAGTCAGGCTTAAACTCTTTTATTACATCAGAAAGCCTTCCATACAATGCAAGAAGCCGCATCTCATGAGATAAAGTACTGTCGGTTTCAATGACACCATAGCCCGCAAGAGAAAACTTACCATGAGAACAATCAATTATGCCAAAACCGGTATTTGCAAGTCCCGGATCAATTCCCAATACTCTCATAATTTCTTAATAAAAAAAGCCCCGCAAAAAACGCAGGGCCTTAATAATCAGATGCCTGATTACTCAGCATCAGGATCAAATCCATCCGGGTACTCAACAGTAGACCAGACGTTCTGAACATCATCATTATCTTCAAGTTTATTAAGAAGTTTTGCAACTTTCTTTGCTGTATCTGCATCAACAGCTGTATAAGCCTGAGGAACCATTGAAACTTCAGCAGAAAGTGTTTCCCATTCCTTAGCCTGAACTGCTTCAGCTACAGCGTTAAATGAAGAAGGATCAGTTGTAATCGTAATAACTCCGTCTTCATTTACAATATCATCAGCTCCAGCTTCAAGTGCAACTTCCATTACTTCTTCTTCTGAAACTTTTTCTGCATCAAGTTCAATAACACCTTTACGATCAAACATACGGCTTACAGAACCTGAAGTACCGAGGTTTCCGCCATTTTTTGTAAAGATATTGCGTACATCAGCTGCTGCACGGTTATGATTATCTGTAAGAACTTCTACAAGAACAGCAACACCACCAGCTGCATATCCTTCATATACAAGTTCTTCATATGAAGTTGCACCGTCTTCACCAGTACCCTTCTTTATTGCACGTTCGATGTTATCCTTAGGCATGTTTGAAGCACGTGCCTTGAGAATTGCTGTACGAAGTCTTGGGTTTGAATCCGGATCACCGCCACCCATTTTTGCAGCGATAGAAATTTCCTTAATGAATTTTGTAAAAAGCTTACCGCGTTTTGCATCGGCAATACCTTTTGCATGTTTAATGGTTGCCCATTTACTGTGTCCTGACATTTGGAACTCCTGTATAAAAAAAATAAATTACGATTGATTTACCGAATTTATCACAAATAAAGCATTTCTTCAATCCCTGAAAGCCCCGTATGATAAATCCGGTACAAATATTTTACAAATTAAAACGGAAGCTTTAAATTGTTCTTTTTGTTTTCTGTCCCTGATGTTGAACCGGAAGAACCTGTAAGCCCCTTTATTAAGGCATCAGCTGCATCCTTCTTTGCAGATTCAACAGCTGAATTTACGGCATTTTCCGTTAAGGATGAAAATTCTTTCTTTTTCTGTTCAAGAACCTTCTGAAGATCATCAACTCTCAAAGACTGAACATTCACATCCCCTTCTATTCCCATTACTTCCTTAACCTTCAGAAGAGCAGTACCTGAAGATGAATTAATTTTTTCATTAAGGCGCCGTATTACTTCTTCCGTAACATCATCTGCAACACCATAAGCAGCAGCTTTTAATCCTTTTTCAAACTGAGAAGCAAAATTTCCGCTTAAATCAAATATAACCCCTTCAGTGTCTGTATATCCCATCATACAATTCATTGACAGATCCGTTACAGCTGCCAGAGCCTGGTTATAATATTTTGTCGCTGTTTCATTGGAAAAACCGTCTGAGGTAAGACTTACAGGCTTCAAATCAACTTTTCCGCCAAGAGTAAATCCTTCCTCTCCTGCCGTACCGCTGAACTTAAGATTCATTTTTCCGTCAACTGAAGGAATTCCATTTTCCTTTGCAATTTTCTGTCCGTCAACAGAAGCCTTAAAGCCATTACCTGAATAATCAGCAGCTATAAGAGGAGCTGCAGTTTCTGAACGGGCATCAACTGTCAATGCAGCATTATGAGTTACCCCATAATAAGAATAGGAACATTTAAACTCACACGGTTTATTTCGCACATCAGGGTTACTTGCAACTTCTGTAAGTTCCGCAGAAAATGAAGGTCCCGATACATAAACATGTTCGATAAGGAAAGCAGGATACTCATCTGAATACCAGAAAGTTGTTCCTTCCATTCTTGAATGTGTTTTCTTTTCGATTCTCTTAACTTCGCCTTCTGCAGCTTTTTTCTGTTTTTCTGCAATGGCATTCTTCCTGACTTCCAGTGCATAATCAACAAGCTTCTGGGCATAAGGATAGTATTTACCCATTAAATCATAGCCTACAGTATTAAGAGCCTGCGTAAGGAATCCTTTTGGATTTGCAATAGTTCCGATGAGTGAAGAAACTCTGTTTTTTACAAAATCTGAATCATGAGCTACAGCATCCGTAAGTGATGCTGATGTTTTTTTAAGTGAATCAAAATCAGAAGCAACTTCCTTCTGAGCGGAAGCCATTCTGTATTTTATTCCATTTTTATTCGTTTCATCAAATTCTTTCAGCAAGGAATCAAGTGTTTCTATAGCTTTCAGTACAGAGGCCGGATCATTCTTATTTACACTATTAAGACTCTTTAACTTTTCATTAATTTCTGCTGTTTTAGCATCAACCTCAGCTTTAAGCTCAGCAGGGCGGGTTTTCCATTTATCTGAAAGTTCAACAGCCTTTTCTTCTGCAGTCTTTGCAGCCTGAGGAGTCTGAAGTTCAGCAGTAAAATTTTCTACGATAGAATCAACATCTTCTCCGCCTACAAGCTGTGCGGCCTGCATCTTGAGATCTTCAAGAGCAAGATTTGTGCGGGCTTTCAACGCCTTTGTAAAAGCACTTTCCTGGTTAGTCTTAGATTTCGGCTTTATATAGCAGCTCGTGCTGCGTTTAGTATTAAACTGCATTCCGGAGCACTCAAGATTCTCGCAGACAAATTTTCCCCTGAGAATCTGGGTTAAATTAAAGTCAAAATCAATCGTTTCAATTTCAAAAAGATTTCTGTAATATGAATTCTTATTACCTACAGCAAGCCCTTTAACCTTAATCTGAGCACCAAGAATTTCAACCTTAACAGAATCTACATCCGTCTTTGCCTCAAAAATACCTTCACATGCAGAAACAATAGCATTTTTTACTATTACATTCTTAAAGGTTACCACAACAAAAACAATAGCAGCCATGGCGCAGGCCGTCGCTATAAGCGGAAGCAGCTTTATTCTTCCTTTCTGGGCTTTAATCTCCTTTGCAAGAGTCTTAAACCTCTGAAGTTCTACCTTCGTATATTTCTGATTCAAATCAATACACAGAAAGTCTTTTT
Above is a window of Treponema rectale DNA encoding:
- the queA gene encoding tRNA preQ1(34) S-adenosylmethionine ribosyltransferase-isomerase QueA, with protein sequence MKLSDFNFELPQELIAQKPAGTRGDDRLMLLGRNDGSVKHYKVEDLVDLVESGTLMIFNNSKVRRSRCYGIKTTSGREQEFMFLNQCGPDGDTWNTMVKGAKKVKTGNIYRFADGSEGIIIAHEGDDGTEFRTIKFPFMLTEEWFERNGHIPLPPYIRREDDDTDSERYQTVYAKETGSSACPTAGLHFTQSLLDKLRAKGVDLEWITLHVGLGTFLPVREENIEDHKMHEEVYTVPYEVAEKINKAKREGRPVLAVGTTSVRTLESAAVKKEDGSYEVQGGTGSTHIFMYPGYEFKVVDQMFTNFHTPESTLIMLVSAFAGRENILNAYNQAVQERYRFFSYGDCMLIK
- the ruvA gene encoding Holliday junction branch migration protein RuvA: MFNSITGIITGKFPQKLLLENNGIEWDLICPDTSLDVFPPAGNEVKVYTYLQHSDVLMSLYGFASDSDRQLFFDLMKVDGIGPKAAVKIMSSITSRDLVNVLENGDLAALEKVPGVGKKTAGKILLQLKGKLSLDNSVSVSKQKSSQYGDVVTALVDMGYERVKALEAVEKISCELSKETDFSEKNTAEKEDAVFRRALLFLAR
- the ruvB gene encoding Holliday junction branch migration DNA helicase RuvB, with amino-acid sequence MPTDSHIVRADVFSAEDVPDNSLRPKLLDDFLGQSEIKKNLKVFIDAAKQRNEPLDHLFLIGPPGLGKTTLAQITANELGADFKVTSAPALDKPKDLAGILSTITPGTVFFIDEIHRLKPAIEEMLYIAMEDFELDWVIGQGAAARTVRIPIPHFTLAGATTKAGMVSKPLQTRFGIVQRLRFYDDNELADIIRRSAGILGTAIDDDAAMLLAGCSRGTPRVTNRLLRRMRDYAQHAGSPVVTSEIVREGLEKLGIDNLGLENYDREILLSIMNNFGGGPVGAETLAISIGESQDTLEDYYEPYLIQCGLIQRTPRGRIVTQKAYEHLGMTPASDSLKGQGSLF
- a CDS encoding TIGR03545 family protein, with amino-acid sequence MADKKETVEKKSPVAKKQKKEKKLYPAKKLPSIFKKAYTDKKFEKKILSKLYVPKDKNDVKSMFSKGNNPEKKDFLCIDLNQKYTKVELQRFKTLAKEIKAQKGRIKLLPLIATACAMAAIVFVVVTFKNVIVKNAIVSACEGIFEAKTDVDSVKVEILGAQIKVKGLAVGNKNSYYRNLFEIETIDFDFNLTQILRGKFVCENLECSGMQFNTKRSTSCYIKPKSKTNQESAFTKALKARTNLALEDLKMQAAQLVGGEDVDSIVENFTAELQTPQAAKTAEEKAVELSDKWKTRPAELKAEVDAKTAEINEKLKSLNSVNKNDPASVLKAIETLDSLLKEFDETNKNGIKYRMASAQKEVASDFDSLKKTSASLTDAVAHDSDFVKNRVSSLIGTIANPKGFLTQALNTVGYDLMGKYYPYAQKLVDYALEVRKNAIAEKQKKAAEGEVKRIEKKTHSRMEGTTFWYSDEYPAFLIEHVYVSGPSFSAELTEVASNPDVRNKPCEFKCSYSYYGVTHNAALTVDARSETAAPLIAADYSGNGFKASVDGQKIAKENGIPSVDGKMNLKFSGTAGEEGFTLGGKVDLKPVSLTSDGFSNETATKYYNQALAAVTDLSMNCMMGYTDTEGVIFDLSGNFASQFEKGLKAAAYGVADDVTEEVIRRLNEKINSSSGTALLKVKEVMGIEGDVNVQSLRVDDLQKVLEQKKKEFSSLTENAVNSAVESAKKDAADALIKGLTGSSGSTSGTENKKNNLKLPF
- the ruvC gene encoding crossover junction endodeoxyribonuclease RuvC; this translates as MRVLGIDPGLANTGFGIIDCSHGKFSLAGYGVIETDSTLSHEMRLLALYGRLSDVIKEFKPDCAEMETLYFSRNTSSAMAVAEAKGVITLCLAQAGIPLCFYTPNQIKYSVTGTKTADKRTVQNCVKLLLGLKEVPSPDHAADALAGAITCINSGDIAG
- a CDS encoding YebC/PmpR family DNA-binding transcriptional regulator produces the protein MSGHSKWATIKHAKGIADAKRGKLFTKFIKEISIAAKMGGGDPDSNPRLRTAILKARASNMPKDNIERAIKKGTGEDGATSYEELVYEGYAAGGVAVLVEVLTDNHNRAAADVRNIFTKNGGNLGTSGSVSRMFDRKGVIELDAEKVSEEEVMEVALEAGADDIVNEDGVITITTDPSSFNAVAEAVQAKEWETLSAEVSMVPQAYTAVDADTAKKVAKLLNKLEDNDDVQNVWSTVEYPDGFDPDAE